Part of the Eleginops maclovinus isolate JMC-PN-2008 ecotype Puerto Natales chromosome 3, JC_Emac_rtc_rv5, whole genome shotgun sequence genome is shown below.
GAGCTCCGCTGCCAGCCTGGCTTCAGCTGTGCTCCTCTACAGGGACATGACCCCCAAATGTAGATGGAGCcagctttacacacacaaatagatcACATACTCTGCCATTTCACTTAGCATACAAACAGAGATCGTTCATTTGTTCGCATTCTAATTAGCAGCCCTAATATTGATTTTTGTGCCGCCTCGAACAATCGTCTTTGTCTCCTCTGACAGATGTAAGGGCCCAGCGAGGAGGGAGACTGACACCATGGACACGTTCGTGGACTCGGCCTGGTATTACTTTAGATACACAGACCCTCATAACACAGACAGGTATGTACATCCTACTCCTGAAACTttacttcttgttttttttttttacagtttttgaagCCATAATAACGCAAGATGTATATCTTTCCCGTTGCATCTGTTTTCTCACACTGTGACAGATTGTAGCGCAAATTGCACACGTCTTATTTACACTGTCTTTGTTCGACACAAAGGAGAAAAAGCTGTTTCTCCAGCAGTGGGTGGATAGTGAGCATGTCTGCctgtttttagatatttaaaaaatatatatatttgtaatatcTGCTGTTTCTACACTAACTTGATTTTCTCTCTtgcctcatacacacacattgcactTCCAAATACACACTTTGGTCTATATACACCATTGAAAAGTACTCAAACACATAATTATGCTCAGGGTAAGCTCACCcactctctcccacacacacatgcacacgcacacacgcacgcctGTAACTTGCATTCCCTGCCAATAGAGATTATGGAGCTATGGATGTCACCTGCTGGGATAGCAGCGATACCCTGAGCTCAACAAAAGAGATTAATTTCCCAGTGCCCTGACCTAGCTGTAAAGCTGCTTTAAAAGTGATGGGGACTGCTCTCCCCATCACTTTTCTTAGTGGGAAAGATTATGGCACAACAGAAAAAGCAATTACAGTATTTGTGCATTTCAGTTAGCCTGCTGAGCCTTATGTGCACAAGGGGGAACGATAATATAGGAAGCAGGAGATGTTGAAAGTAGCAAGTAAGAGGAAGGAAATAGGGAGAGGGTGTAatatggaagtgtgtgtgtgcttgtgtggtATGTATAAGAGTTCCCTGGGCTGATGCCAACAACCGGGTTAAATTATTTGCAGTGATGCGAGCTCATAACTTTTTTCCCTGGTTCAATTATCCGGAAACAGCATCAGCCTGGAGAGGGAGTGAGGCAGGGAAGAGTGGAGGAGAGTAATGAATAGTGTGAAAGGTGACACACAGAGATAGCAGTCTGCCCTAAAAAGTATCATTAGGTGGAATCCCTGACTCCGCTGACGTCAGACTAACCACATGCTGCTCCAAATCTGAAAGAAACCCAGCAGTCTCAGTTCAGCACTACAAATACTAAACACTTTTTACGTGAGAAGCTGTGTTTAGAGGAACGCTTCACAGCCAAATCGCAAATACATATTACTTgaccaggtttttttttgtatgtgtgtgtgattgtaagCTAAGAGAGGAAGCTTCAGGAGGCCCCTGCTCGCTTCATCCCTGGATCAGTTTCAGCCTGCCCCCtagaggaagtgtgtgtatgtgtatgaaGCACAGAACAAAAtgttgcaattttttttttccgtATTATTCGTATTAACAATAATCTTCATTTAGATAATTGCCCGCTAgtaaaaaatgaacaacataCATAGAGGCTTACATTGTGAAATCTATTTTAAAGATTTCAATAACATGGTAAGAGAAATACAATTccagaaaatgaaatgcaataaaatgcaccACAAtagaataacacatttaaaaaaacttattttaacaaataaagCATTCAACTTTTTAAAGGATCTTTCTTACAGATTTGTACCATTCAGACTTCTTCTCAGATTAATGctggaaataaaacatctaCACCTCTTCACTGAAGGGtagacaataaaaaaacagttcacAATTTAATAAACAATTTAACACGAATGtactcaaaataataatatgattagatttaagaaaataaacatcaaatcTATAAGAACAGTTATAGAAGTACAATGATATTAAAACTAGATTATAAAAACAGATTCAAATGATAaacctttaatacaaaaaagtaaGTGGGTAAAATGGTATAAAAAGATCTGTTAACCATTCCTAATCAAAAGCCTAGATTTCCTCAGATCCTCAGCCTGTTTCCGCGGCTCGGAGCATAATAACTGTACAActgtaaaaactaaataacatcataatttcaataataataaaaactaaaatgctttTGATCTGATGTTATACAGCGggcatatatttatttaattctctTTTACAGTGCAACAGGGCATCATGCCAGATTAATACGATTACTATGTAGTTGGAGTAGCGGGCATACAGTGAAAGTCAATGTGGATCAATTAGATAAGAGAAAACAACTTCTCCATAAACTTTATCAACAGAGAAGCTAAAGAGGAATCAAAGATTTCCAACAGCAAGATTTCATTTCAAAGCTTTTTCTTCAGAATAAATACTTTCAGAGAAACCTTCTTCTTCAAACttgctcttcctctccaggCCTTTTGAGCGGCAACTGGTGGATCACTGGCTTCCAGTGGACGTTTACATCGGAGGGAAAGAGCACGCTGTCATGCATTTATACTACGCTCGCTTCCTCTGTCACTTCTGCAAGGATCAGGGTCTTGTCGACCACAGGTACAGAACCCAGTGTTTTAGCCGCTTTTTCTGTGCACGTACATTTGTGAGGTAATTAACCCGCATCTGTTTCTTTCAGGGAGCCTTTTCGGAAGCTGTTGGTCCAGGGTCTGATCAAGGGCCAGACTTTCAAAGAGGCGGAGAGCGGCCGGTACCTGAAGAGAGAGGAGATAGACTTCACAGGTACACACTGTGAGAATCTGAAGGATGTTTGTCAGTGTGACACATTTATAACGGAGGAGAGGGTTTCCCTTCACGTGGCTCTTCCAGATCAAAATAACGAGTTGTGACaaccttttcttcttttatcaaAGTATCATCCGATTTAAGCTGCTCATAGAAACCTCTCTCTTTTTATATAGATTTTCCTCACTAGCTACTCAAGAAATCCTTTTGAAGAGCGTGAGACCTAAGATGTCTCTTACAATTTGCTTTATGCTCTCTATTGCTTCCCGGTATTATGTACTCAATTTGTTTAGGCCTTAcagaccttttctttttaatgtgttttacgAAAAGGCATCAAACAAGAGCCAGTGGGAAAGAATAAACTACCTTGAAAAAAGGCATCAGAGCAaatgcaaaagtaaaaaaatgaaaaacttgAAGTCAAGATATCGGTAAATCTTGATTGATTAGATTAcatcacatttaatttagctgacgcttttatccaaagtgacttaaatgcaaaaagcatttaaaaaaaggaaagcgcagatatattcacttcaagcaagtcttACCATTGTGAGTGCTGGTGAATTAGTAACAAGGCCTAAGCTGAGAATTttcaagtgcttttttttttttttacagtagtTTGATTGCCAAGATACAAGTGAAACAGGTGGGATTTCAGCAAAATATATGCAGACGTTCTGCAGtgctgatgtcaatggggagttCATGCCACCATTTAGGAGCAAAGTGATAATATAAAAGAGGGAACTTATCAGAGGATCTCATTGTTCAGGCTGCCACACAGCATTATAATAATCCAAAGGAGAAGTGATAGAAGCTTTAACTACTCTTTGAAGACATGTCATTAAATATGTAATTCAAGAGATATTTCTGAAgcgaaaataaaaaacataactgaCACCTAAAACGCCTCCTCTAGATACGGAGCCGGTGATgcgtggtggtggtggtggtataGAGGTGACGTGGGAGAAGATGAGCAAGTCTAAAAACAACGGTCTGGACCCCCAGGATGTGGTGCAGCAGTACGGCGTTGACACGGTTCGACTCTACATCCTTTACGCCGCACCACCCGAACAAGACATCCTCTGGAATGTCAAGAGTGAGTCGCAAAATGACACTACCACCTTGAGTTTTTATTTAGGATAAACTCAATTCGGAATGGTGCGATATCACTTTAGTTTTGTTAGATTTTGCTGTATCTTTTTTTACCGTAAGGGTTCGTACAAAGTCCCAAAAGTCTTTAGAAAGATGCTTATTTTCCATATTAGGAATTTGCTTAGAATTGAATACACTTCTTATGAATTGCTAGATCAGGTGTTTTCAAATAACATCCTGCAGATAAGGTCTTTCTCCCACAGTATTTACTACTTATGCTGTAttcttctgtttctgtgtcttccACACGTTAGCGGACGCACTCCCTGGGGTTCTGCGTTGGCAGTCTCGGCTCTGGCAACTGGTGACCAAGCTGAGGGGGGCTCGACAAGTCGGAGATCCCCCCAGTCCCTCCCTgctgaaaaagaaagagttggCAGAGACCAAGAAGATCTGGGCAAACAAGAACTACGTTATTCAAGAGGTATGGTGTGGAATAAGAGGCTCAAAATGTCTCATTATGACAGTATTTAATAGTTAGACATTTCCATAGTCATTACCAGTAGGGGTCAGTAATGGGTCTATATTTAAAATCTCAACATTTTACAGCAGGTTGGGCTTTATCTGTTTCAGTAAAATGAGTGAATCACTACATTGCAGCTGTCACCCTGGTCTGGGAAATTAATTTCTCTGCAATTGTCTGGGTTATTATTTTTGATCTGCAGGattaaatcattcattttccGTTTTTCAGCTAAATAGACTATACTGTTGAATGGCATGGCAACATCTCTTTTCTCAGTTACTCCTGCATGATGGTATGGTCTGAGGTAATATCTCTCATATTTTTCAGCCCAACAGTCCAGCCTTTCTATCTAATACTAAACATCCATTGCAACCTGAAACCCCTGGAGTAAAGAGTAGAAGAGGAGGGGATGAAAATTGATTTTAAATCCACTCCGTCTCCTTTCACACTTTATAAATAGCCTCCTTTGGCTGCCAGGTTTGATTCTGTCTCCACGCCTCAGGGTTGGTGCTTTTAAAGGACCTCAGGCTGTTTGCCATAAGCCCCCAAAGCCGAGGCCGTCCTTTGATCTGTCCCTCAGAAAAGCCTTGGTGATCGACCTCCTTCTCCCTGAGGCCCTTACTAAATGGGTTCTGCTTCCCAGAAGGCTAAGCAAGGCAGTGTTGACACGCTCTGTGCCTTCAGCCGGTTCAGATGCTGATAACTGAGGAGGCTTCTGTCATTGTTTTCTAATTATTCTTCAGAGGCAGATTGGAAAATATTGCATGAGGCTGTCATTCAATAGATGGAGCATGTCCAGTaaccacaacaaaacaaaacggCTTAAACATTATAGATTTTACTAACGCAGTcacctttttgttgttggtatTTACAGGTGACATCTCATTTCACAGAGGAGTTCCTCTTCAACGCTGCCATTTCTCGGCTAATGGGACTAACCAATACACTGAGTGTGAGTGTGCCGTTCAGTTccttaaaataaagatgttacatttattgtttgtcaCCAAACACTTTGGAAATCACATTTCTACCACTTTGTGTTCAGAGTGCAACAGTCAGGGTGGCGCAGCACAGCGTGGAGTTTGAGGAAGCTCTGGCTGCGCTCGTTATGATGACAGCACCTATGGCCCCTCACCTGGCTTCTGAACTTTGGGCAGGTTAGTGTCATAAAAACTATTcacatgtaataaataatacaccCAAAGAACATGTACAAAATTCTTCATTAATAATATGTCTGGGTATGGGACATTatcaaaatgtccttaaaaagTAATTGAGATTAATTTTCATTGCATCACAAAAAGGACGTGCATGTTTTGAGAACATTCttgtgtgaaaaaacaaaaatgataaatCGTAAGATCCCCCGGCAAAAATAAAGGATGTAAAACAGCAACATGTTGTTACtctgtaataatgtaataatgtcaGGCTCTGTTTTTCACTTATTTATCACGGTCTTGAGCCAGACAGCTTTTTTAAGTTACTTATGTAAGGTAATTTCCAAGAAAACAATTTCAACAGAATAACATTCTTGTGATAAAGGATGAAAGTACACATAAAAGACCTGATAAAAAAAGTCACAGATTTAAAACGTATATCACCTACATCTGTCAAACCTGGAATGCTGCTTGCAAATGTACATTGTTGTTTTAGTTTAGACTCTGAATGTTACTGGGGTTATGTTGGTTAGAGTGACACATTGACAAATTAATTTGTGGTTTCTGGTAAAATGAGTTTGTCTCTTACATCTGTAAGAGGAACTTATCTAATACGAGTTAGCGCTTACTGTATACAACAGCTGTTAtgtcatattttcatttgtgtgcTATATAACAGTTTACATGAAATATGTTCACAGTACATCAAACAAAACTCAAGACTCCTGGCCAagggcagaaaacacacaagggAAGATCTAGCGTCACTTATGTTCCTTTATGTAAAAGCTTGCCCCCACACTGCCCTGGAAGACATCCCCTTATTGTCGATGACACACGTACACCAGCTCTCTGCACACAGCTGAGAGACGGGAAAGAGGTTCCAGAAAACATATTGTCCAACTGATAGTGGCAGTCAGGAAAACTTGACGGATAACCCCTGGGAGGAAGAGGCTTGTATGTTTTTAACGATGGGCTGTGTGCATTTTGTTTGCACACACATATGTCGTGTTATAAACGGGATATGCAAGAACATGTGACCTCTGCTGAACTCAGTCACGTTGCCTTTTTCACTTTTGccttgttgttttcattttactcACTAAGTTCACAATAAGGGAAGTTCATATCCTTCCCTTGTTCCTCCTGGCAGGGGATGTACAGGGGATGCTGGTTTAAACGAGATTCAGGACAGGGAGTGGTGGGCTGTTGTTTGACCCTTAATCAAGCTACAGTTTCTCAAActaatttggtaaaaaaaaatattaaagttttCCCCAGCAGGTTCTTTGGCTCTCTTAAAAGAACAGAACAAATTagcctgtttctgttttttttccatttaatgtCATCCCTTGGCTGAGTTGGTATAAAAGAAAGTATACCTGCAGTGTGaaagaagatttaaaaaaaaaagttattctACTATGTTTCCTCCCAGGTCTTTGCAAAGTGGAAAACCCCCTTAGCCCTCTCCTGCAGCGTGGAGGAGACGTCCTGCAACAGGTCTGGCCAACTGTAGACCCCGAGTACCTGGAGGTCCCTGACTTTGTGGAGCTGTCTGTACTGGTAAAAtcacagtcacacaaacacacattattcaTTATCTCGCATTATCTCTTTGGTTGTCTAGTATTTCCCAAAAGCTGTGCGAGAAGTGTActaaaaaatacattcagaccaaataacattattgttattgctcaatttgtcttcattttgatttaaaacataaagGGGCTTCATTTAGAGACTGCACTCTGCTCATTATTTATACATTACTTTATTCAAAGCTATATGAACACATTTGCACTTGCACCCACTGGCATTTCCCCCCGAACTCTCTGCTCTTAAACCCAAAGTCTTATATTCATGATTACATTCATAGTCTGTCATTTTCAAGAGAGGCTGTGattaccgtgtgtgtgtgtgtttgtgtttaagtgtgtccgcacatgtgtgtttattcGTCTGCATATCAAGTGGTGTGCTTTAAGCTAAATAGACAAGTGGGTCAATAATTAAAAGCCAGTAAAGGAGCCACCGTGTTATTCCGGAGTCACGGTTACTCTCCCCctcatttctgccttttttcttctccctgaGCGCAATCACATaaatagcagtgtgtgtgtgtgtgtgtgtgtgtgtgtgtgtgtgtgtgtgtgtgtgtgtgtgtgtgtgtgtgtgtgtgtgtgtgtgtgtgtgtgtgtgtgtgtgtgtgtgtgtgtgtgtgtgtgtgtgtgtgtgtgtgtgtgtgtgtgtgtgtgtgtgtgtgtgtgtgtgtgtgtgtatacacgtGTACACTCTTTAAAGGGGGAAAGGCAATCAGAAAGAATATCCAGCTGTGATGTGAAGGTTTATAAAATCAACCTGGATCATATCCAAGTTtcacacatgctcacaatgGCACATGAATGAGCACACACACGTGTCTGTCTTGACAGTGTCCTGATTATGGACTCAGTTAGTAGATCAAAGCTGAAACTTCTTTAATCGGACTGTTTTGGCTCTAGAGCGTTGTACCCCCTGCCAATcccagtctcacacacacacacacacacacacacacacacacacacacacacacacacacacacacacacacacacacacacacacacactcacactcacactcacatgtgatGTGATGATAGCGAACACAGTCAGCTGACTAAAAGCTCCTGTCTTTCTAATGGAGAGATAAAAAAGCAATGAAAGAAAGGTGCGAATTGTATATGcttctatgtgtgtgtctgtaaaacTGTTCTCTTCATAATCCTATTTGCAATGCCAGGGAGTTAAAATAACACTCTTTTACACATCTTTTGGTATTGCATTCTTGTTGTTTACTCGTTCATCTCTCATTCACAAGTCACAAGTTCTACACAACCCTATCTCCCTTTATACACGCACGCATCCAGTGCttgataatgatgatgaagatgatgatgttggTTTTACCTCAGACTAAGCTCTCTGTTGTGGGCACCCAGTCCTCTGGAGGCAACCTCACTCCTTATGTCCTCTAATCACGTACTTTGGTTTGTCCCAGAAAGGAGGCCAAGGCTGAGAAGCCTCACTCActcgcacatacacacatatacacaggCACACATACACCATTACTTTTGAACCACACCAGATACATGAACACATTCACTATGTGCACACATGCATCTAAACATTTGCAAGATGGAGTGCCCTTCCCATACCTACCACTAACTATGTGTTTTAAGGGTTCACTGTGTGGAAGGAGAGGTGGAGTCTGTTATTTTGGGCCCCTTTATGCCAGGAAGGAAGAGTTTATGTCGACTCTGACAGGGCAGAACTGCCTTCAGATGGACATTAAAGTGGAACATTTGACTCATTTGAAACTTATTCCATCTATATCACTCTTCATTTTTCATCCTCAGATTAACAACAAGGCCTGTGGAACAGTGACCGTGCCTCTGCAGGTGTCCAAAGATTCGAAGCAAGTGCAGCAGCTTATCATGGATAGCCCGTTGGTGCAGAAGCATCTGGGTGGGCGCAGCATCAAGAGAGCCATCCTCTCCCCCAGGGCCGCCCTCGTCAACCTCCTCATTGACGAGTGATGTTTGGGTGTTCACTGCtacaaaagagacaaaaagagtTGGACTTTTATAAACAATAAGACAAAAGTGAAAGTTAGTTTAAATTACTTTTCATAACTTTGATGTAAATATATCTAAAGATTTTTTACTTATACTTCCAGTTTTCATTACAGAAATGCCAAAAGAAGTTGGGTTTTTCTTGTCTCTTTAAAGAATCCTAATTGAGATTTGGCACCTGTCCCTTCAGATAATTCTTCGGTTTAGCTGGACCCTCTTGACAATCACacatgtgcacaaacacaactttAGATTCCATCCTTCAGATCTTCACTTTAACCTGTAACTCCAGTTTCTGCATTGCTCCAAGGAGCTGAACTTCACATCTACCCGTCTGCTTTGTGCTTGTCTGCTTCACATCTCGGCTGGGTCACGCAGTCAAGATCTTCCTCATCAGTGTttatctcttcctctgctgctgtttcttgCTGCAGATATTTACTGAGTATTTTACGGATACATTTTTGGTCTCTGGAAGTGCTCTACGAACCCTCTCACTATTAAAAGGTCTATTCAAGGTCACTTAAGAGCCTCAAGCGGTTGGGGATTTTTCAGCTTCCCACcctatcatgttttttttatggctgCACTGTGCCTACTCATCAGCTCAATGTCTGTGTCTCAGCATTTGACCAACATGACTCAGCCATCAGCACTGTCTTGgcagagcagctgctgctctgaaATGTATCCATGTGTACACCCACGGGCCTATCTTTGAAGGCTTGGTGAGTAAGCATTTATTTGATATGTACAAGCACTTCCAGTGGTCACATCGCCTGGAAACCAAGATTTTCTATAGCGGTATAACAAAAGTCTCATATTTTGTCTGGTGTCAGCGTATGAATGAACAAAACGAATATGATCTCTTTGAAAAGTGAGATACGCCTGTTGGTTTCGCAAGGTCAACTTCCGCTTGAggaagtgcttttattttgatggtaTAAAGTAAGGAGCATGTGCCTGATAAAATCATGCTGTATCACATAATGTAAagcaaaatattttcattaaaacactATGAATAAACAAGGTGCGGACAGAGGGAATAACAGAACATTCCCCACAGAGCCCTCTCACCTTTTTTACCATATTTCTGTGCGTTATCTCTGACCATCAGGTGACAGGAAGAGACTCACAGGAGCCAAAGAATAACAGGAAGAGAAACCAGGAATAAGAGGAGGGGAGCAAAGAGCCAACGCAGTGTTGGGTATTCTCTGTATTGTTTCAGATTCCGTGAATTTGATCTTATAGATGCTGCCACAGCACAAACAGGAACAAGGTGTGTCTATTTATTAAGTGTCAAAACGTTCGAGATGAATCGTTCAGAAAGGGCCGGTTTAGTCCTACTTTTAATTTACAGAAACCCAACACTCCATGATGAAGCAGTGTGACTGTGTGAGTACCAGCCAAAAAAAGGGGTACCTGGTCTCTTGTCTTCTTATTATGTGGGCAAAGCTTtctcacacacttttaaaactgGCTGTATGACATAATTAAATCATGAAAGGTTGTTTTTAAACCCCTgagctcttcctcttcttttgttgttgtatttcacACCTTCCTTTTCTACAATACTTTTAGGAACGGCGGCAGATAAACAGGGCTGAACCCTGAACTGGTTTGACCAACAAACTGAATTTGCCGTGTCATGGAAAAGATCAACATTAAAGTGATACAATTTGATAATTCCATGAAACACTTCCCAGATTTTGAATAAATAGATAAGTAGGACATTACAGAGCAAAAAATGTGGTCTAAGCTGCTGCATTTTCTGTAATAATTAATTTTGTCACTTCTGTAACAGCCCTCGAGTTGTTTAACACTTTTTGTCAGCTCTGCAGTTTCCATGACGACAAGGATTATTGAACAGAAACAGAATTGGTATGTGACTCACTTTCTCCTCAGACAACAGGATATCTTACTCGATGTGTACAGCATGAATTGTCTCTGATGATTTAAGAATATCACTTTCCTTCCTCTTGAGAAACTGCTGGTGGGTGAAAGGGTGGAGTGCACACAGCAGTGCAGTCACTGTCACCCTCCATTGCACCAGTTGAGTCCCTGACCAGGCTGTGTGTTCTCACAGGGGGACATGGATCATTATCTTAGAGCCTGACCTCAAGACGGGTAATTTGGCATCCCagattttttgtgtgtgtgctctttgaATAAGCAGATTTTCACTGGTCCTTTTATTGTGTTAGGAATAAAGCTGAACTTGGCTCATATGTGAAGGCACCACACTTTCCaaagttattcatttattgagTCTACTTTgccaaagtaacagagttaagtcattttgtctttttcctaAATGTGAATTAGGCCATATCCTACGCTGTGCACATATGTGACgtggctttttaaaaagggatcTACAGTAAGCATATCTTTATGATTGCATAAATGATTGCTTTCTGTGATTCAGTTGTATGCCATAAGGGGTggcaattattattttctcatgtactgtatgtgttaatCAGAGAGTCAGTCCCTAAGAATCTGCTTTATGATATCTGCTGAAACATATCTTGAAGTCATACACATTATAAATGACGTGGATGCCTCCAGTTCTTTTGAGATGTGTTTTAGTGTTCAAGTAAATGTCAATATATCACAACTTCTTGCTCCATTAATTCCAATACTTATGTATACCtcctttgtaaaaaaaaatatattactttGCATTTGAACAAGATCTCATCTGTGGGTTTTACTAAAATAATACACTCAAAAGTTTTTAGTGCATTTGTGAGATGTAAAGCAGGTTAAGCCTATTGCTTGAAGGAATGCTGCATTATGGTGACTGTTTCCTAACAAACAGATGGCCGTGGCTTATAAACGTTCTGTTTTAATGACACAGAGCCAGCAGCAGCCTAGAGGCCCCCTTAAAAATACTGGCTCCatatttttttcacatcaaCTCAGGCTGTCGGACAATATATGCGCACTCTATGTTCACTCAGGACACAAATAAAACTTCCTATGTTTGTATCCAATATTTGCTGGGAGATTGAGCCTTTTTCTCCATACACATTATGAGTTCATCCTATTTTGCCACACTGCTGTCTCAAATGGGGAGATGTATTTCCTGAGCAGGAATGTGTGACGTCATTCAACCAAAACAGAGGGGCACAGGCTCTGTAAATAGCCCCCCTCCACCACAAGAAAAACACACCCATAGAGTAGTCACAGTAGCTTTATGggtttactccactacatagATTGTTTATGAGATGTTGGAAATGTTCAAAAATTGTGAAGAGTGCCACAAGCCTTCCTGGATGTATCCTAAAATAATTCCTTTCACcactttatttttcctctaaAAGTAAACAAACCCCATAAACCCTGGTTTGTGAAGTATCCATTTTCCAGATCCttataattcaataaatatggCAAAAATAGACCCATCAGATCTAATTAGTTCCAATTGAAAGTATAGTAATTTGTTAGGTGGTATCTGATACTAGTTTTGTAGGCTAAAATCTCAATAAAGTAGAATGTagctgtcaaacacacaaagtGCAGTAAACAAAAAATCCATAAATCAGTTTTACATTAAATGGAAACACTTCTAGAAAGTGCCTCATTTGTATGTTTAGTTGGATATTTAGTAATTGTAAGCTACTTCATAAGAATTGACCCTTGCCCACATGTAAAAACACtcccagttaaaaaaaaaaaagtgttttgcgGACTCAAAAAAAGAGACTGACTCAACAATTCTGGATATTTTTAGATATAAAACGAATGTAAGTGAGAGGATGATTATCTGCCCCCAGATGATGCTGTTATAAGACACGTCTAGTTGTATGTGATCTAACGTTACTAGGGCTGAACTAATCCAACTCCTTGTGGCTCAGTTTGAGCTCtgcccctttaaaaacaaacgGTTCTCTGTTTTCAGACCGGTGGCCACGTACGGCTCCGTGCTTCAACAGTGATCCCACGGTCTGGTCGTTAGCGGTAGACTACTTTTATCGTCGACTTTAACGACATATTAGATATTTTAACTActctaaaacactttttttgacAGAGGTGCGGAGTATAAAGTTGTGAATGAAGACTCCCTGCTGGGACTGTGAAgcgggaggaggggagggggcaggGGTCGTCTAGGCTATCGGATCTGGGATCTGCTCACATTTATAAGCAGACAGACGGCTGCTTGTTCGCGGCAGAGCAGAGCTGGACGGGCGGACAGTTTCACCGAGGAGTACGTAGGGTTTTAACTTTTACTTATTCACGCTGGACGATTAAAGAAAAGGACGGTAAAGTTTGAGACAAGTTTCCCGCTGGG
Proteins encoded:
- the lars2 gene encoding probable leucine--tRNA ligase, mitochondrial isoform X3, which produces MGWDAFGLPAENAAIERGLDPEEWTKSNILSMREQLDSLGLCFNWDREVTTCLPDYYRWTQYLFVKLFEAGLAYQKEAVVNWDPVDQTVLADEQVDENGRSWRSGALVEQKLLTQWFIKTTNYAKPLLDALADLPEWYGVKAMQANWIGECTGCYFDFKLKVNGEDTGETLSAYSSSPETVFGAAYLAILPSHRLLHGSSAVRSALEKSFQPGRDSLTEVTACNLFTGHEVPLVISHKEAFDGYLDTVIGIPDCSEEDLSVARALNLSWKTVLKIDKDGTQTLINSDEFTGLTMEKAFDSITQKAREQKMGGHLTSSKLRDWLISRQRYWGTPIPVVHCGSCGPVAVPEEELPVTLPKLPSLKGKGASPLEEAHDWVNCKCPKCKGPARRETDTMDTFVDSAWYYFRYTDPHNTDRPFERQLVDHWLPVDVYIGGKEHAVMHLYYARFLCHFCKDQGLVDHREPFRKLLVQGLIKGQTFKEAESGRYLKREEIDFTDTEPVMRGGGGGIEVTWEKMSKSKNNGLDPQDVVQQYGVDTVRLYILYAAPPEQDILWNVKTDALPGVLRWQSRLWQLVTKLRGARQVGDPPSPSLLKKKELAETKKIWANKNYVIQEVTSHFTEEFLFNAAISRLMGLTNTLSSATVRVAQHSVEFEEALAALVMMTAPMAPHLASELWAGLCKVENPLSPLLQRGGDVLQQVWPTVDPEYLEVPDFVELSVLINNKACGTVTVPLQVSKDSKQVQQLIMDSPLVQKHLGGRSIKRAILSPRAALVNLLIDE